A segment of the Synechococcus sp. MEDNS5 genome:
GCTGCCGGCTGAAGGCTGTTCCTTCCGCTGTTCCCTGCAGTTCCAGCAGGTCACCGCGGTCGTTCATCACCACATTGAGATCAACATCAGCCCTGGAATCCTCGCTGTAATCCAGATCCAGCAGGGCCTCGCCCCCGAGTAGCCCCACCGACACAGCCGCCACCTGGGAGCAGACCGGATTGGTCTGGAGGACCCCCTGCTGCACCAGGGACGCGCAGGCGCGATGCAGGGCCAGCCAGGCTCCGGTGACGGAGGCGGTGCGCGTGCCTGCGTCGGCCTGAATCACATCACAGTCGACCAGCAGGGTGTTCTCTCCCAGCGCCTCCATGGAAAGTGCGGCTCGCAAGCTGCGGCCGATCAGGCGTTGGATTTCCTGGGTGCGTCCAGAGAGCTTGAGCCATTCCCGTCGCTGGCGTTCGGGGGT
Coding sequences within it:
- the rph gene encoding ribonuclease PH, translated to MNTSSRKDGRQASELRPFAVEWDPMGFALSSVIVRTGQTAVLCSVCREEGVPRWRRDQGLGWLSAEYRLLPGSTPERQRREWLKLSGRTQEIQRLIGRSLRAALSMEALGENTLLVDCDVIQADAGTRTASVTGAWLALHRACASLVQQGVLQTNPVCSQVAAVSVGLLGGEALLDLDYSEDSRADVDLNVVMNDRGDLLELQGTAEGTAFSRQQLNLLLDRAEPGLKQLMDAQNEALQLR